In Acidianus brierleyi, one genomic interval encodes:
- a CDS encoding (Fe-S)-binding protein codes for MGLEKCVHCGFCLEACPTYVITRSEIHSPRGRILAVKLGIPSEGIETCVFCRRCEAACPSGVEYGESISSVRKADFLKKTIHRILENSNLLYTSLKIAKHSNKGIMYRISKFIPESFPPLISNDKNAQIILFPGCITSVVFRKTVEKAFNYLKKYFTVSIYNGCCGLPHYAEGEKDRALQIAQKLKEEFKGKIVVSLSSNCTAHMKEMGINVYDFSEFLVKYNMPLPKINSEVTVHDPCHANLIGITKYNREVLNRMGIKIKEMEDPSFECGAGGSYFVFQGELSDKIMKVKEEKVKESGANTVISTNPSCSLAMMRYSKVVHIADLL; via the coding sequence ATGGGATTAGAGAAGTGCGTTCATTGCGGCTTTTGCTTAGAAGCATGTCCAACTTACGTTATAACAAGATCCGAAATTCATTCACCGAGAGGAAGAATATTGGCAGTTAAATTAGGAATACCCAGTGAGGGAATAGAGACTTGCGTATTCTGCAGGAGATGTGAAGCTGCATGCCCTAGCGGTGTCGAATACGGTGAGTCCATATCCTCAGTGAGAAAAGCAGATTTCCTTAAGAAAACAATTCATAGAATATTAGAAAACTCGAATCTTTTATATACCTCGCTAAAAATTGCTAAACATTCAAATAAAGGGATAATGTATAGAATATCAAAGTTTATTCCAGAATCTTTTCCTCCACTTATTAGTAACGATAAAAACGCTCAAATTATACTCTTCCCAGGATGTATTACTTCAGTTGTTTTTAGAAAAACCGTAGAGAAGGCGTTCAATTATCTTAAAAAGTATTTCACAGTAAGCATTTATAATGGATGTTGCGGTCTTCCTCACTATGCAGAAGGAGAGAAAGACAGAGCTTTACAAATAGCTCAGAAATTAAAAGAAGAATTTAAAGGGAAAATAGTAGTTTCATTATCGTCAAATTGTACTGCTCACATGAAAGAGATGGGAATTAACGTATACGATTTTTCAGAGTTCCTTGTAAAGTATAACATGCCTTTACCTAAAATAAATTCAGAAGTTACTGTTCATGATCCATGCCACGCAAATCTTATAGGAATAACAAAATATAATAGAGAAGTATTAAATAGAATGGGCATAAAAATAAAGGAAATGGAAGATCCTTCTTTTGAATGCGGTGCAGGGGGATCGTATTTTGTCTTTCAAGGAGAACTTTCGGATAAAATAATGAAGGTAAAAGAGGAGAAGGTTAAGGAAAGTGGTGCAAATACAGTTATCTCAACCAATCCATCATGTAGTTTGGCTATGATGAGATACAGCAAAGTAGTTCATATTGCTGATTTATTGTAA
- a CDS encoding RNA-guided endonuclease InsQ/TnpB family protein gives MSDVGLRFRAYTDEQTLRALKAQLRLASEVYNTLRWTDIYFHERDGKGLTKTELRQLALDLRKQDEQYQHLYSQTLQQIADRFYDARQRFFYGLARYPKEKKAHKWYSLVYPQSGWKVLKVREIRTKSKKNKKKVITLQLSNLGIFNVVVHRDFPLDKVKRVVIKLTSSGRVYITFVVDQEYPQLPKTNKVVAVDVGVEKLLTTSDGEYVPNQRPYEKALNKMKRLHKALSRKKFLSRNWFKAKIRLARAHEHLKNLRKDMYMKLGKYFAEHYDVLVMEDIRVKQLVGKSLRRLRMRLHDVAIHELRSVMRYQLGKYGKKLTLVDPAFTSMTCARCGHVKKDLTLADRVFVCPKCGWVADRDYNASLNILRRSGSERPLVPVELRPLPLASLGFEAGSHVR, from the coding sequence ATGTCCGACGTAGGGTTACGCTTTAGAGCATACACTGACGAACAAACATTGAGGGCGTTAAAAGCCCAGTTGAGGTTAGCGTCAGAAGTATACAACACCCTACGTTGGACAGACATCTATTTTCATGAAAGAGATGGAAAAGGACTCACTAAGACGGAGTTGAGGCAACTAGCTCTCGATCTGAGAAAACAGGATGAACAATATCAACATCTATATTCCCAAACACTGCAGCAGATTGCAGACAGATTCTACGACGCTAGACAGAGGTTCTTCTATGGGTTAGCACGTTACCCAAAGGAAAAGAAAGCACACAAGTGGTACTCACTAGTATACCCTCAGTCAGGTTGGAAAGTCCTGAAGGTGAGAGAAATAAGGACGAAAAGCAAGAAGAACAAGAAGAAGGTAATAACGCTTCAGCTGTCAAACCTAGGGATCTTCAACGTCGTTGTCCATAGGGACTTCCCGCTAGACAAGGTAAAGAGGGTAGTAATCAAGTTAACATCATCAGGGAGAGTTTACATTACTTTCGTTGTGGATCAAGAGTATCCTCAACTCCCCAAGACAAACAAAGTAGTTGCTGTGGACGTTGGCGTAGAGAAACTTCTCACTACCTCTGACGGGGAATATGTCCCCAACCAGAGGCCTTATGAGAAGGCACTCAATAAGATGAAGAGGCTTCATAAAGCTCTCTCACGGAAGAAGTTCTTGTCACGCAACTGGTTTAAGGCAAAGATTCGTCTAGCGAGGGCTCACGAACACTTGAAGAACCTTAGGAAGGACATGTACATGAAACTTGGTAAGTATTTTGCTGAGCATTATGATGTTCTCGTAATGGAGGACATTCGCGTTAAGCAACTTGTTGGTAAGTCTCTTCGAAGGCTGAGGATGAGGTTACACGATGTTGCTATTCATGAGCTTAGGAGTGTCATGAGATATCAACTTGGGAAGTACGGTAAGAAACTCACTCTAGTGGATCCTGCTTTTACTTCAATGACTTGTGCTAGGTGCGGACATGTTAAGAAGGACTTAACTTTGGCTGATCGTGTGTTTGTCTGTCCCAAGTGCGGTTGGGTCGCTGATCGTGATTATAATGCTTCCCTCAACATCCTAAGAAGATCGGGGTCGGAACGACCCTTAGTGCCTGTGGAGCTGAGACCTCTACCTTTGGCAAGCCTCGGCTTTGAAGCAGGAAGCCACGTCCGTTAG
- a CDS encoding IS1096 element passenger TnpR family protein — protein sequence MLSTWGKCIFCNTKISTSMAVKHFSKCSKVNDVLKGEIDAYLIKIKDKYSAYYWLYVAVPLDYTLEDLDKFIRDIWVDCCGHASEFRINEITYPSDFVVDYDGKKSMKTKLSEILNKGLYFEYTYDYGNSTELKLEVISSVKIKDKYIYILGRNDNPLTRYSTSDKYIPNSPRVGICGYTGNKKLEESKIWPLKI from the coding sequence ATGCTATCTACATGGGGAAAATGCATATTCTGTAATACTAAAATAAGTACTTCGATGGCCGTTAAGCATTTCTCAAAATGCAGTAAAGTTAATGATGTTCTAAAAGGAGAAATAGACGCGTACCTTATAAAAATTAAGGATAAATATTCTGCTTATTATTGGCTTTACGTTGCAGTTCCTTTAGATTATACTTTAGAAGATTTAGATAAATTCATAAGAGATATTTGGGTAGATTGTTGTGGTCACGCTAGCGAATTCAGAATAAATGAAATCACATATCCTTCAGATTTTGTTGTAGATTACGACGGCAAGAAATCTATGAAGACAAAACTCTCAGAAATATTGAATAAGGGTCTCTATTTCGAGTACACGTACGATTATGGGAATAGTACTGAACTTAAACTAGAAGTTATTAGCAGTGTAAAGATAAAGGACAAATACATCTATATTTTAGGTAGAAATGATAATCCTTTAACCAGATACAGTACTTCGGATAAATACATACCTAATTCTCCGAGAGTTGGAATTTGTGGATATACTGGAAATAAAAAATTGGAAGAATCTAAAATATGGCCACTGAAGATTTAA
- a CDS encoding FAD-binding oxidoreductase → MEDELRKIVGDRWVITDNEKILYSFDGFTAVSGNPSMVVLPGNEEEAIEVFRLLISKERKFIVRGSGTSLSGATIPLNGEVVISMSRLNKVYGIQGLEIEVGPGIANIMVTRNSPQDLFYAPDPSSYIVSSIGGNISHDSGGIHVIKYGPTFNSVVSVKVILPNGKVEYFNSSPFFNPTSIFIGAEGTLGAVLRARLKLFPKPKARKTIIGIFSTVEDASEAVINIFKSGVIPSALEMMDKYSVEVVEKSKYKAGLPISNVLLIELDGNEDDVKEEYEKIISVIKNLEGEYMTPEDDGKYWNARKGAFPAMGVISPAYLTLDCNVPRKDLPEIMNKVGKISKEKGVMIANVFHAGDGNLHPLIPYDPEDKDSLRRAIQAGSEITELAILMGGVPSGEHGIGTEKVKFLEKYYSETDMEVMDRLRKTFDPKGLLNPCKSIIKNKCAPENQVVKWLWEWD, encoded by the coding sequence ATGGAAGATGAACTAAGAAAAATAGTTGGAGATCGTTGGGTAATTACTGACAACGAAAAAATCCTTTATTCCTTTGATGGTTTTACTGCAGTTTCAGGAAACCCGTCAATGGTTGTTCTCCCAGGCAATGAGGAAGAAGCCATCGAAGTATTTAGATTACTTATTTCTAAAGAGCGAAAATTCATAGTTAGAGGTTCTGGGACTAGCCTTAGTGGTGCTACAATTCCTCTGAATGGTGAAGTAGTTATATCTATGTCTAGACTAAACAAAGTTTATGGAATTCAAGGATTAGAGATAGAAGTTGGACCAGGGATTGCAAATATAATGGTAACAAGAAATTCTCCTCAAGATCTATTTTATGCACCAGACCCATCAAGTTACATTGTATCATCTATAGGAGGTAACATTTCTCATGATTCTGGAGGTATTCATGTAATAAAGTACGGCCCAACGTTTAATAGTGTAGTATCTGTAAAAGTTATTTTGCCCAATGGAAAAGTGGAATACTTCAATTCTTCGCCATTTTTTAATCCAACGTCAATATTTATAGGAGCTGAGGGAACTTTAGGTGCTGTACTAAGAGCTAGATTAAAATTATTTCCGAAACCTAAAGCCAGGAAAACAATTATAGGAATATTCTCAACAGTAGAAGATGCGTCAGAAGCGGTAATAAACATTTTCAAGTCTGGGGTAATTCCTTCAGCTTTAGAAATGATGGATAAATATTCTGTTGAAGTTGTAGAAAAGAGTAAATACAAGGCTGGATTACCTATATCTAATGTTTTATTAATTGAATTAGACGGAAATGAGGACGACGTTAAAGAAGAATATGAGAAAATTATTTCAGTAATCAAAAATCTGGAGGGAGAATACATGACTCCTGAAGACGATGGAAAATATTGGAATGCTAGGAAGGGAGCATTTCCAGCCATGGGAGTTATTTCGCCAGCTTACTTGACGTTAGATTGTAATGTACCTAGAAAGGACTTACCGGAAATAATGAATAAAGTTGGAAAAATTTCTAAAGAAAAGGGAGTGATGATAGCAAACGTATTTCATGCTGGAGATGGTAACTTACATCCTTTAATACCTTACGATCCAGAGGATAAAGATAGTTTAAGAAGGGCAATTCAAGCTGGCAGTGAAATAACTGAGCTTGCCATACTTATGGGTGGAGTACCTTCTGGTGAACATGGGATAGGAACTGAAAAAGTCAAATTTCTAGAAAAATATTACTCGGAAACAGATATGGAAGTTATGGATAGACTCAGGAAAACTTTTGATCCAAAAGGACTTTTAAATCCATGTAAGTCAATAATAAAAAATAAATGCGCCCCTGAAAATCAAGTTGTAAAGTGGTTATGGGAATGGGATTAG
- a CDS encoding PaREP1 family protein: protein MQAPEKYYKAEEAVKLMVKLLNLNDILQKVKKEDYWGLGILHDAVIQISQKLGNEKVIELWKSAIAIFTANLSKDILSVEAEKVKELVELSDKIANLKLD from the coding sequence GTGCAAGCGCCAGAAAAGTACTATAAGGCAGAAGAGGCAGTAAAACTGATGGTTAAGTTGTTAAACCTGAATGACATACTACAAAAAGTAAAGAAAGAAGATTATTGGGGTTTAGGAATTTTACATGATGCTGTAATTCAAATATCTCAAAAATTAGGTAATGAGAAAGTAATTGAACTTTGGAAGTCAGCTATAGCAATATTCACTGCTAACTTATCTAAAGATATCCTTAGTGTAGAAGCAGAAAAAGTGAAGGAACTTGTCGAACTCTCAGATAAGATCGCTAATCTTAAATTGGATTAA
- a CDS encoding nicotinamide-nucleotide adenylyltransferase, translating to MRGLYPGRFQPFHYGHLSVVKWALEKVDELIILIGSAQESHTLTNPFTAGERIEMIKNTLSEYDIPSNRFYIIPLPDISMNSIWAYHVKSYVPRFHKVIGRNPLVIRLFKEAGVETENPPEFDRINYNSTYIRKLIIENDSRWKKLVPKSVIEVIEEIKGDKRLREIVG from the coding sequence ATTAGGGGGTTATACCCAGGTAGATTTCAGCCATTTCATTACGGGCATCTGAGTGTAGTAAAATGGGCACTTGAGAAGGTTGACGAATTAATAATACTTATTGGAAGCGCTCAGGAAAGCCATACTTTAACTAATCCTTTTACTGCAGGTGAAAGAATTGAAATGATAAAAAATACATTATCAGAATACGATATACCGTCTAATAGGTTCTACATTATTCCTTTACCAGATATTTCAATGAACAGTATATGGGCCTATCATGTAAAATCATATGTTCCTAGATTTCATAAAGTTATAGGAAGGAATCCCCTAGTAATTAGACTATTTAAGGAGGCTGGAGTAGAAACTGAAAATCCTCCTGAATTTGATAGGATTAATTATAACTCCACATACATTAGAAAATTAATTATTGAAAATGATAGTAGATGGAAGAAGCTAGTGCCAAAGAGTGTAATTGAGGTCATAGAAGAAATTAAAGGAGATAAAAGACTCAGAGAAATTGTAGGTTAA
- a CDS encoding radical SAM/SPASM domain-containing protein, which produces MINSKPFFIELELTYRCSQQCFYCHNPPKEGNFYIANEKPKFRSTIEIKELDVNEWLLIIDQIKNMDKSYEGAMDIVITGGEALLRTDLEEILSYISRQKLRYLLLTSGEPVSDNRIKKLVESGLDRVRINLTSHKHLSDLSVLDMNIKNEILNKTNIAKKFKYFGVKLVGGNIVLTKYYLDHLEEVVDLAYKANLDWIEINPVIKVGHGYINQKYVVPDSNDEKKIHDKLNRLRSIYGEDFIQNYVDTDILYSRIPIPTNWGEIGLIVSPNGDVYPGSEATSIPLAKLGNLKTHSLIEIWSNNRLLNAIRTLSFLKEPCKSCTVKNICKGGFRFNAYILGHDLLAPDPLCPIVKNYAKGDLLSYKG; this is translated from the coding sequence GTGATTAACTCTAAACCTTTTTTTATAGAATTGGAGCTAACTTATAGATGCAGTCAACAATGTTTTTACTGCCATAATCCGCCTAAAGAAGGGAATTTTTATATAGCAAATGAAAAACCAAAGTTCAGATCTACAATAGAAATAAAGGAATTAGACGTAAATGAATGGTTATTAATAATTGATCAAATTAAAAATATGGATAAAAGTTATGAAGGGGCTATGGATATTGTAATTACTGGAGGAGAAGCTCTGCTAAGAACTGATTTAGAAGAAATCTTATCCTATATTTCAAGACAAAAATTAAGATATTTACTATTAACTAGTGGAGAACCAGTTTCTGATAATAGAATTAAAAAATTAGTAGAAAGTGGTTTAGATAGAGTTAGAATAAATCTCACATCACATAAGCATTTATCTGATCTATCAGTTTTGGACATGAATATTAAAAATGAAATATTAAACAAAACAAATATTGCTAAGAAATTTAAGTATTTTGGAGTAAAGCTTGTTGGAGGTAATATAGTGTTAACTAAATATTATCTCGACCACTTAGAAGAAGTTGTGGATCTAGCATATAAAGCAAATTTAGACTGGATAGAAATTAATCCTGTTATAAAAGTAGGTCACGGATATATTAATCAAAAGTATGTAGTACCAGATTCTAATGACGAGAAAAAAATTCATGACAAATTGAATAGACTTAGATCAATCTATGGAGAAGACTTTATACAAAATTATGTGGATACTGATATTCTATATTCTAGGATACCAATTCCTACAAATTGGGGTGAAATAGGTCTAATCGTTTCGCCGAATGGAGATGTTTATCCTGGGTCCGAAGCAACTTCTATTCCTCTGGCAAAGCTAGGTAATCTAAAGACGCACTCATTAATTGAAATTTGGTCTAACAACAGATTGCTTAATGCTATAAGAACACTATCGTTTCTTAAAGAACCATGTAAGAGTTGTACTGTTAAAAATATCTGTAAAGGAGGTTTCAGATTTAACGCGTATATATTAGGTCACGACTTGCTAGCTCCAGATCCTTTGTGTCCTATAGTGAAAAATTATGCTAAAGGAGATTTATTATCTTATAAGGGATAA
- a CDS encoding MFS transporter — protein MLKEIYYLIRDKILFYFSLSSGISTFAYSLLAYYFPIIMTFFNINIFIIGTIYSITNFVYVILNLPLGIIVDKIGSRNALVISALIAVPLFLIMGTRIAVFFIISFIIFESIVRMINSLGIHKFILDYRDAGKAFGVFSLITSILASIGILTGGFLLQYFGVSLLLFVFISILFGISSLIRFLKLPKGENKNYKVGKIMQLSFKHIRDKTLLLYILTSILSSGLNLEVFYVTIYFVKYLSIPLTLIGVIYSTYAIIMAFLPLLFSIILSNYSSFKNLSLILFSESFIFFLIPLVYNIYITFILFYFWTLLVAMQNIMGVNISKSVTRSEIRGSQIALISTFTNIFQIFYNIVIGILFEIKPSYAFYFSGTLGIIAVSIIILFILLFHTQNDM, from the coding sequence ATGCTAAAGGAGATTTATTATCTTATAAGGGATAAAATATTATTTTATTTTTCTTTATCTTCTGGCATTTCTACTTTTGCATATTCATTATTAGCGTATTATTTTCCTATTATTATGACTTTCTTTAATATTAATATATTTATTATTGGTACAATATATAGTATAACGAATTTTGTATATGTTATTTTAAATCTTCCTTTAGGCATTATAGTTGATAAAATAGGTAGTAGAAATGCCCTTGTTATCTCTGCATTAATTGCTGTTCCTCTGTTTCTTATAATGGGAACGCGTATCGCTGTATTTTTTATAATTTCATTTATAATTTTTGAGTCCATAGTGAGAATGATTAATTCTCTAGGTATCCATAAATTTATACTTGATTATAGGGATGCTGGAAAAGCTTTTGGTGTATTTTCTCTTATAACTAGCATCCTAGCATCTATAGGAATTTTAACTGGTGGTTTTTTGTTACAGTATTTCGGTGTTTCACTTTTGTTATTTGTGTTCATTTCAATATTATTTGGAATCAGTAGTTTGATAAGATTTCTTAAATTACCTAAAGGAGAAAACAAAAATTATAAAGTAGGAAAAATAATGCAATTAAGTTTTAAACATATTAGAGATAAAACTCTATTGTTATACATTTTAACTTCTATACTCAGTTCAGGATTAAATCTAGAGGTATTTTATGTGACAATTTATTTCGTTAAATATCTATCAATACCATTAACATTGATTGGCGTCATATATTCAACATACGCGATAATAATGGCCTTTTTACCACTACTATTTTCAATTATTCTAAGTAATTATAGTAGTTTTAAGAACTTATCACTTATATTATTTTCTGAATCATTCATATTTTTCCTTATTCCGTTAGTATACAATATTTATATTACATTTATATTATTTTATTTTTGGACATTACTTGTTGCTATGCAAAATATAATGGGTGTGAATATTAGTAAGAGTGTTACTAGATCAGAAATTCGTGGATCACAAATTGCATTAATTAGTACTTTTACTAATATATTTCAGATATTCTATAATATAGTTATAGGTATATTATTCGAAATAAAACCGTCATATGCGTTTTACTTTTCTGGTACTTTAGGAATTATAGCAGTTAGTATCATTATACTATTTATACTTTTGTTTCATACGCAAAATGATATGTGA
- a CDS encoding CoA-binding protein — MDNEENEILNVLKGYKNIATIGFSKDPSKPSHQVPKFLISKGYNVIPVNPTVNEILGRKSYKSILDVPEKIEVVEVFRPSSEVPKIVDEVLERVKQKGDVKVIWLQEGIRNDEAAEKARKAGLIVIQDRCMYKEYMKKIEGVSSPSPI, encoded by the coding sequence ATGGATAACGAAGAAAATGAGATATTAAATGTTCTTAAGGGATATAAGAATATAGCTACAATAGGATTTTCTAAAGATCCTTCTAAACCTTCGCATCAAGTACCTAAATTTCTAATTTCAAAAGGATATAACGTAATTCCAGTAAATCCTACAGTTAATGAAATTTTAGGAAGAAAAAGCTATAAATCCATATTAGATGTTCCTGAAAAAATTGAAGTTGTAGAAGTTTTTAGACCGTCATCAGAAGTTCCTAAAATAGTAGATGAAGTTTTAGAAAGGGTAAAACAAAAAGGAGACGTAAAAGTAATATGGCTACAAGAGGGAATAAGAAATGACGAAGCTGCTGAAAAGGCAAGAAAGGCTGGATTAATTGTTATTCAAGATAGATGTATGTATAAAGAATATATGAAAAAGATTGAAGGGGTTTCTTCTCCGTCTCCAATTTAA